The proteins below are encoded in one region of Holophagaceae bacterium:
- a CDS encoding RidA family protein has translation MQTISTPAAPAAIGPYSQGQISGGFLFSAGQIPLIPETMDMVTGPIEDQTRRVLQNLDAVLAAAGTSWPRVVKTTVFLTDLADFAAFNAVYGGHLGDAKPARSTVQVAALPKGAKVEIELIAEV, from the coding sequence ATGCAGACCATCTCGACACCCGCCGCGCCAGCCGCCATCGGGCCCTACAGCCAGGGGCAGATCTCGGGCGGATTCCTTTTCAGCGCGGGCCAGATCCCACTGATCCCGGAAACCATGGACATGGTGACCGGTCCCATCGAGGACCAGACCCGGCGCGTGCTGCAGAATCTGGACGCGGTGCTGGCGGCCGCGGGGACCTCGTGGCCGCGGGTGGTGAAGACCACCGTGTTCCTCACGGACCTGGCGGATTTCGCCGCCTTCAACGCCGTGTACGGCGGGCATCTCGGCGATGCCAAGCCCGCGCGCAGCACCGTGCAGGTGGCCGCCCTGCCCAAGGGCGCCAAGGTCGAGATCGAGCTGATCGCCGAAGTCTGA
- a CDS encoding glycerol kinase, translating to MPDLILALDQGTTGSTALVLDRELCLHGRATVEFPQHFPQPGWVEHDPEEIWASVQEAIGRALEGLDPARIAALGITNQRETTFIWDAESGQSLGPAIVWQDRRTSGTCAEMKAQEPRVRELTGLPVDPYFSATKLAWLKARHPGRRLAFGTSDSFLIHRLSGEHLTDASNASRTQLFDIHGGMWSGELIALFGVEGVVLPRVVPSAGVCARIRRASPLPDGVPIAGIAGDQQAALFGQGCFDAGQAKITYGTGSFVLMNTGSVPVASQRGLLGTVAWDLGSGPAYALEGGTYVAGALIQWLRDGLGIIATAADVEALAASVSDSGGLAIVPALAGLGAPHWRPGARGLMAGITRGTTRAHIARAALEAIAHSQCDILEAMAAELGGPLKELRVDGGASANNLLLQLQADLSGVTLVRPKLLEATALGAAMLAGLGIGWWEGPGEMRTALPVDREFRPRLSRAEALASRQAWSAVRDKA from the coding sequence ATGCCGGACCTGATCCTGGCCCTGGACCAGGGCACCACTGGCAGCACCGCCCTGGTGCTGGACCGGGAGCTCTGCCTGCACGGGCGCGCGACGGTGGAGTTCCCGCAGCATTTTCCGCAACCGGGGTGGGTCGAGCATGATCCCGAGGAGATCTGGGCCTCGGTGCAGGAGGCCATCGGCCGCGCCCTGGAGGGCCTCGACCCGGCCCGCATCGCCGCCCTCGGCATCACCAACCAGCGCGAGACGACCTTCATCTGGGATGCGGAATCAGGCCAAAGCCTCGGCCCCGCCATCGTCTGGCAGGACCGCCGCACTTCCGGCACCTGCGCGGAAATGAAGGCCCAGGAGCCTCGGGTGCGCGAGCTGACGGGCCTGCCTGTGGACCCCTATTTTTCAGCCACCAAGCTCGCCTGGCTGAAAGCCCGGCACCCCGGCCGGCGCCTGGCCTTCGGAACCTCGGACAGTTTCCTGATCCACCGGCTCAGCGGTGAACATCTGACGGACGCCAGCAACGCGAGCCGCACCCAGTTGTTCGATATCCATGGCGGGATGTGGTCCGGCGAGCTCATCGCCCTCTTCGGCGTGGAAGGCGTCGTGCTGCCCCGCGTGGTGCCCAGCGCGGGGGTCTGTGCGCGCATCCGCCGCGCCTCGCCGCTCCCGGACGGCGTTCCCATCGCGGGCATCGCCGGAGACCAGCAGGCCGCCCTCTTCGGCCAGGGCTGCTTCGATGCGGGCCAGGCGAAGATCACCTACGGCACCGGCAGCTTTGTGCTGATGAACACCGGCTCCGTACCCGTGGCGAGCCAGCGCGGACTCCTCGGCACCGTGGCCTGGGACCTGGGCTCAGGTCCGGCCTACGCACTGGAAGGCGGAACCTACGTGGCCGGGGCGCTCATCCAGTGGCTCCGCGATGGCCTGGGCATCATCGCCACGGCCGCCGATGTCGAAGCGCTGGCGGCCTCGGTATCCGACAGCGGCGGCCTCGCCATCGTCCCGGCCCTCGCGGGCCTCGGCGCGCCCCACTGGCGGCCCGGAGCGCGGGGCCTCATGGCGGGGATCACGCGCGGCACCACCAGGGCGCACATCGCCCGCGCGGCCCTGGAAGCCATCGCCCACAGCCAGTGCGACATCCTGGAGGCCATGGCGGCCGAATTGGGCGGACCCTTGAAGGAACTGCGGGTGGATGGCGGCGCCTCCGCCAACAACCTGCTGCTGCAGCTCCAGGCGGACCTGTCCGGGGTCACGCTGGTGCGGCCGAAGCTGCTCGAAGCCACCGCGCTGGGCGCCGCCATGCTCGCGGGCCTCGGCATCGGATGGTGGGAGGGGCCCGGCGAGATGCGGACCGCGCTGCCCGTGGACCGGGAGTTCAGGCCCAGGCTGTCCCGGGCCGAAGCCCTGGCCTCGCGCCAGGCCTGGTCCGCGGTCCGGGACAAGGCTTGA
- a CDS encoding SWIM zinc finger family protein, with product MHPANRFGTTWWGRLWIRGLEQLSDDYENRLPRGLKYAEEGAVSHFTVSPGLIEARVHGRKTYTVTLGLPALTQTQWERAFQRLSQESRFVASLLAGEMPQGLDETFRESGASLYPRVPKELQTHCDCPDWANPCKHVAAVCYVMAEALDRDPWLLFDLRGKTRADVLEALQALVDQATPETPKKRGRPKKETSVPGLLKHHEASVDPWRRVAPEAFDALPADLPHIVIPRSIPPDPDVFSQLGPLPHARIEASLCLAALLHRTAQWTQKQIEEGTTELEDQGHEDAVASPFDSPSALTASPTRPWRAKKRRRKG from the coding sequence ATGCATCCCGCGAACCGGTTCGGAACGACCTGGTGGGGACGGCTCTGGATCCGTGGCCTTGAACAATTGAGCGACGACTATGAGAACCGCCTCCCGCGGGGCCTGAAATACGCCGAAGAGGGGGCCGTGTCCCACTTCACGGTGAGCCCCGGCCTGATCGAAGCCCGCGTCCACGGCCGCAAGACCTACACCGTGACGTTGGGGCTTCCCGCCCTCACGCAAACCCAATGGGAGCGGGCCTTCCAGCGCCTCAGCCAGGAGAGCCGCTTCGTGGCGTCGCTGCTGGCGGGGGAGATGCCCCAGGGCCTCGACGAAACCTTCCGCGAATCCGGCGCCAGCCTCTATCCACGGGTGCCCAAGGAACTGCAGACCCATTGCGATTGCCCGGACTGGGCCAACCCCTGCAAGCACGTGGCGGCCGTCTGCTACGTGATGGCCGAGGCCCTGGACCGGGATCCCTGGCTGCTCTTCGATCTGCGCGGCAAGACCCGGGCCGATGTGCTCGAGGCCCTGCAAGCCCTCGTGGACCAGGCCACGCCAGAGACCCCCAAGAAGCGGGGCCGGCCGAAAAAGGAGACCTCGGTTCCGGGACTGCTCAAGCACCACGAGGCTTCAGTGGATCCGTGGCGGCGGGTGGCTCCTGAGGCCTTCGACGCGCTTCCGGCGGACCTTCCGCACATCGTCATCCCGCGCTCCATCCCTCCGGATCCGGACGTGTTCTCGCAGCTCGGACCCCTGCCCCACGCCCGCATCGAAGCGAGCCTGTGCCTGGCCGCTCTGCTGCACCGCACGGCCCAATGGACGCAGAAGCAGATCGAGGAAGGCACCACCGAGCTGGAGGACCAGGGGCACGAAGATGCCGTGGCCTCGCCTTTCGACAGCCCCTCCGCGCTCACCGCCTCGCCCACCCGGCCCTGGCGGGCGAAGAAGCGGCGCCGGAAGGGGTAG
- a CDS encoding lytic transglycosylase domain-containing protein, protein MKTASMCLLIPALLAAGAADTAKPKPRRRASAAPQAYVYTYTDKNGHLIINNLPPGAVEGRGLTLKHVGVAHIQLAITKIEMGRVLRSPELLAMVDEIATANGVDPWLARAIIQAESAFYDRARSRAGALGLMQLMPATALRFGVTNPFDPRQNIIGGTKYLKWLMDYFRGDGARVIAAYNAGEKAVDRYRGIPPFSETRAYVPKVMDLWQRRLVQADPKAAGAMALLNKGRGGFEVDEKIVPTMEQVATAKKTPIYQWTDPSGRIQISDSKPPEGALGVKVF, encoded by the coding sequence ATGAAGACAGCGTCGATGTGCCTGCTGATCCCGGCCCTTCTCGCGGCCGGCGCGGCCGATACGGCCAAGCCCAAGCCCCGCCGGCGCGCTTCCGCGGCCCCGCAGGCCTATGTCTACACCTACACCGACAAGAACGGGCATCTGATCATCAACAACCTGCCCCCGGGCGCCGTGGAAGGCCGCGGGCTCACCTTGAAACATGTGGGTGTCGCCCACATCCAGCTCGCCATCACCAAGATCGAGATGGGCCGCGTGCTGCGGAGCCCGGAACTGCTGGCCATGGTGGACGAGATCGCCACGGCCAACGGCGTGGATCCCTGGCTGGCCCGGGCCATCATCCAGGCGGAAAGCGCCTTCTACGACCGGGCCCGCAGCCGCGCGGGGGCGCTCGGGCTGATGCAGCTCATGCCCGCCACGGCGCTCCGCTTCGGGGTCACCAATCCTTTCGATCCCCGCCAGAACATCATCGGCGGCACGAAATACCTGAAGTGGCTCATGGACTATTTCCGCGGCGACGGCGCCAGGGTGATCGCCGCCTACAACGCGGGCGAAAAGGCCGTGGACCGGTACCGCGGAATCCCCCCCTTCAGCGAGACCCGCGCCTATGTGCCGAAGGTCATGGACCTCTGGCAGCGGCGGCTGGTGCAGGCTGATCCCAAGGCCGCCGGGGCCATGGCCTTGCTGAACAAGGGCCGCGGGGGGTTCGAGGTGGATGAAAAAATTGTTCCCACCATGGAGCAAGTGGCCACCGCCAAAAAAACACCGATTTACCAGTGGACCGACCCTTCGGGTCGCATCCAGATCAGCGATTCGAAGCCCCCGGAAGGCGCGCTCGGCGTGAAGGTGTTCTAG
- a CDS encoding Hpt domain-containing protein, whose protein sequence is MGLPLLDESKLQQLLDLDEGNTLLLGEMAALFKAETPRRLAAIRTGLETGNASVVMEAAHALKGASGLMGAQIVFALARELEMKAKAGDLPSGEVAFEAWTRLDEAVLKAQEAIDYFLSKITP, encoded by the coding sequence ATGGGTCTTCCCTTGCTGGATGAGTCGAAACTGCAGCAGCTCCTCGATCTGGACGAGGGGAACACGTTGCTGCTGGGGGAGATGGCCGCGTTGTTCAAGGCTGAAACGCCCCGGCGGCTGGCGGCGATCCGGACAGGTCTGGAAACCGGAAACGCTTCGGTGGTCATGGAAGCGGCCCATGCTTTGAAAGGCGCCTCGGGGCTGATGGGGGCGCAGATCGTCTTCGCCCTGGCCCGGGAGCTGGAGATGAAAGCCAAAGCGGGTGACTTGCCCTCCGGGGAGGTCGCCTTCGAGGCGTGGACCAGGTTGGACGAAGCGGTCCTGAAGGCCCAGGAAGCCATCGATTATTTCCTCTCAAAGATCACACCCTGA
- a CDS encoding response regulator: protein MSDIQVVPERTTILSVDDQALVRLALSRILEKKGFRCLEAEDFDQAMERLDSNSVDLVLCDLHMPGRSGLDLVAALADRIPDLAIVMVSSADDTDLALECLEKGAYGYVLKPFKAREILIQVNGALRRRMLELDYRDRERVLAQKVREQTAEIRESRDEISFRLLAASEQRDTETGSHIRRIGLYAAAIARLLDWNEEAVDCIRAAAPMHDIGKIGVPDRILQKPGALTEQEWVLMKDHTVIGAKILQGSSVPFIRMGAQIAVCHHEKWDGSGYPEGLHSTQIPIEARITALVDVYDALSQRRCYKEAWPEEKVISFMAERRGTHLDPELIDLFLLHLDIFRGIRESHPDENQSVPGQEFPHPL, encoded by the coding sequence ATGTCGGATATCCAGGTGGTTCCAGAGCGGACCACCATTCTTTCGGTGGATGACCAGGCGCTCGTCCGGTTGGCCCTCTCCCGGATCCTGGAAAAGAAGGGGTTCCGATGCCTGGAGGCCGAGGATTTCGACCAGGCCATGGAGCGGCTGGACAGCAATTCGGTGGATCTCGTATTGTGCGACTTGCACATGCCGGGCCGCAGCGGCTTGGATCTGGTGGCCGCGCTGGCGGACCGGATTCCGGATCTGGCCATCGTGATGGTGAGTTCGGCCGATGACACGGACCTGGCGCTGGAGTGCCTCGAAAAAGGCGCCTATGGATATGTGCTCAAGCCCTTCAAGGCGCGCGAGATCCTGATCCAGGTGAACGGGGCCCTGCGCCGCCGCATGCTGGAACTGGACTACCGGGACCGGGAACGGGTGCTGGCCCAGAAGGTGCGGGAACAGACGGCCGAAATCCGGGAGTCCAGGGACGAGATTTCCTTCAGGCTGCTGGCGGCCTCGGAGCAGCGGGATACGGAAACCGGCTCCCACATCCGGCGCATCGGCCTTTATGCGGCCGCCATCGCCCGCCTTCTGGATTGGAACGAGGAAGCGGTGGATTGCATCCGCGCCGCGGCCCCCATGCACGACATCGGCAAGATCGGCGTGCCGGACCGCATCCTCCAGAAGCCCGGAGCCCTCACGGAGCAGGAATGGGTCCTCATGAAGGACCACACCGTGATCGGCGCCAAGATCCTGCAGGGTTCATCGGTGCCCTTCATCCGGATGGGGGCTCAGATCGCGGTCTGCCACCACGAGAAATGGGACGGCAGCGGCTACCCGGAGGGCCTTCATTCCACGCAGATCCCCATCGAGGCGCGCATCACCGCGCTGGTGGATGTGTACGATGCCCTGAGCCAGAGGCGCTGCTACAAGGAAGCCTGGCCCGAAGAGAAGGTGATCAGCTTCATGGCCGAGCGCCGGGGCACCCACCTGGATCCGGAGCTCATCGACCTGTTCCTGCTGCACCTCGACATCTTCCGCGGAATCCGGGAAAGCCATCCCGACGAAAACCAGTCGGTCCCAGGGCAGGAGTTCCCCCACCCGCTCTAG
- a CDS encoding ATP-dependent DNA helicase → MAHRMDRYFAPPDGRLYACFPGAEERPGQARMAELVWDAIEEGAGIKKAWRDAGSDAETRPDAVLQAIEAGTGTGKSLGYLIPALAAEQRPVLVATRTKQLQRQLLEEDVPRASGILGRPIKAVVAKGRSNYLCKAAWEQLEAHPPAEMTVADHGLWLALGRWAQGTEFGDREELGRFGEGDSELWDKLNARSERCTGKQCPHFEDCHLTVLRQEVAGADIVIVNHALLLADRVLRESAFGQVLPDAPVLILDEAHDIEEQLTESCAEQWSNRAMTMLFRDLADEAGKEPEGAALETLLTPWEDAWQQVLSWLPPGSGTFGFDDPRLPLKELADAVVAWISAGQAAWQEARRLASRAADANPEALSWRKLSERVGLAFRRMEQIFAQPEGWVSTLSREGPHSFVFKANPVDVRPFFHQHLRCGFDTVLMTSATLRDGRGFNGLKLRLGLTDEEGARAELVESPFDFETQGLLFVPPGLPERRAARDGVGEPAWVETSLSAMERLLRASRGRALVLFTSRRMLAAFKPRLEAALPDVTFFTQGEGLSRSLLMERFQKTPNAALLGLASFWQGVDMPGEALSLVIVTSLPFAPPDDPVLQARIREADTQRQGLGFIGIQVPSMTLKLKQGIGRLIRTKQDRGVVCILDPRLLLPHEDRYGKRYAAQVRAALPPFPITRGWPEVEAFLAAL, encoded by the coding sequence ATGGCCCACCGCATGGATCGATACTTCGCGCCTCCGGACGGACGGCTCTATGCCTGTTTCCCCGGGGCCGAGGAGCGGCCCGGCCAGGCGCGCATGGCGGAACTGGTCTGGGATGCCATCGAGGAGGGCGCAGGCATCAAGAAAGCCTGGCGGGATGCGGGCTCGGATGCTGAAACCCGTCCGGACGCGGTGCTGCAGGCCATCGAGGCCGGCACCGGCACCGGAAAATCCCTGGGCTACCTGATTCCGGCCCTGGCGGCGGAACAGCGTCCCGTCCTGGTGGCCACGCGCACCAAGCAGTTGCAGCGGCAATTGCTGGAAGAAGATGTGCCCCGGGCCAGCGGCATCCTGGGCCGCCCCATCAAGGCCGTCGTCGCCAAGGGCCGCAGCAACTACCTTTGCAAGGCCGCATGGGAACAACTGGAAGCGCATCCGCCAGCGGAGATGACCGTGGCGGACCACGGGCTGTGGCTGGCGCTGGGACGCTGGGCCCAGGGGACCGAATTCGGCGACCGCGAGGAGCTCGGCCGTTTCGGCGAAGGTGACTCGGAGCTGTGGGACAAGCTCAATGCGCGCTCGGAGCGCTGCACCGGCAAGCAGTGCCCCCATTTCGAGGACTGCCACCTCACCGTGCTGCGCCAGGAGGTGGCCGGCGCCGACATCGTGATCGTCAACCACGCCCTGCTGCTGGCGGACCGCGTGCTCCGCGAGTCGGCCTTCGGCCAGGTGCTGCCGGATGCGCCGGTGCTCATCCTGGACGAGGCCCATGACATCGAGGAGCAGCTCACGGAAAGCTGCGCGGAGCAATGGTCCAACCGCGCCATGACGATGCTCTTCCGGGACTTGGCCGACGAGGCCGGAAAGGAGCCCGAAGGCGCGGCCCTGGAAACCCTCCTCACGCCCTGGGAGGACGCCTGGCAGCAGGTGCTTTCATGGCTTCCGCCCGGCAGCGGCACCTTCGGCTTCGATGATCCGCGGCTGCCCCTGAAGGAGCTCGCGGATGCCGTGGTGGCCTGGATCTCCGCGGGCCAAGCCGCCTGGCAGGAGGCCCGGCGGCTCGCCTCGCGGGCCGCGGATGCGAATCCTGAAGCGCTGAGTTGGCGCAAGCTGTCCGAGCGGGTGGGCCTGGCTTTCCGGCGCATGGAGCAGATCTTCGCCCAGCCCGAGGGCTGGGTCTCCACGCTGAGCCGCGAAGGACCCCACAGCTTCGTCTTCAAAGCTAATCCGGTGGATGTCCGGCCCTTCTTCCACCAGCATCTGAGGTGCGGCTTCGACACCGTGCTGATGACCTCGGCCACCTTGCGGGACGGCCGCGGCTTCAACGGCCTGAAGCTGCGCCTCGGGCTCACGGATGAGGAGGGGGCCCGCGCCGAACTGGTGGAGAGCCCCTTCGATTTCGAAACCCAGGGATTGCTCTTCGTTCCGCCCGGCCTGCCTGAACGGCGCGCCGCCCGGGACGGCGTGGGAGAACCCGCCTGGGTGGAGACCAGCCTTTCCGCCATGGAGCGGCTGCTGCGCGCTTCCCGAGGCAGGGCGCTGGTCCTGTTCACCAGCCGCCGCATGCTCGCGGCCTTCAAACCGAGGCTGGAAGCGGCTTTGCCAGACGTCACCTTCTTCACCCAGGGCGAGGGGCTTTCCCGCAGCCTGCTGATGGAGCGCTTCCAGAAAACCCCCAACGCGGCGCTGCTGGGCCTTGCGAGCTTCTGGCAGGGCGTGGACATGCCCGGGGAGGCGCTGAGCCTCGTCATCGTCACGAGCCTGCCCTTCGCCCCCCCGGACGATCCGGTGCTGCAGGCGCGCATCCGCGAGGCCGACACCCAACGCCAGGGCCTGGGTTTCATCGGCATCCAGGTGCCCTCCATGACCCTGAAGCTGAAACAGGGCATCGGCCGGCTGATCCGCACCAAGCAGGACCGCGGCGTGGTCTGCATCCTGGATCCAAGGCTCCTGCTGCCCCACGAGGACCGCTATGGGAAGCGCTACGCCGCCCAGGTCCGGGCGGCGCTCCCCCCCTTTCCGATCACCCGCGGGTGGCCCGAGGTCGAGGCCTTCCTGGCGGCTCTCTGA